Proteins from a single region of Hypomesus transpacificus isolate Combined female chromosome 9, fHypTra1, whole genome shotgun sequence:
- the cast gene encoding calpastatin isoform X39 — MAYAAYWMSLQKTTVGDQQGGGPTTHPTSAAAKSQPKHAPPAPAAQVSSMKPAQFEVQVEVGPPGTKASKEGPAVKPDVVKKDIPKPMGTDEALDSLSAGFMTSTSPSQKKGEKMESVGAINASTAGISNFAPPPPSKKPEESKTAPATKSAVLPADKKAKVEKKPEESKTAPATKSAVPPADKKAKLEKDDSMSLDALSALGDTLAAAEPAPEPPKLRPEDMVSEGKLKKEKGVRVGERDDTLPPEYRFKDDKHKDLPAPKPEPSMDSGEALDILSGDFMTSSVAPVAPQAPPKQPKADVVAPTKASTVQAPVVPPVHSPEIAICPPCVPQPLDRIPNPIPTVCPPKPQLEKDDSMSLDALSALGDTLAAPEPAPEPPKLRPEDVVSEDKLASEKGVRVGEREDTLPPEYRFRDDKHKDLPALKPEPSMDSGEALDFLSGDFMSPSAAPVVQASIPAAAPPAYTDDFALDALAGDFALDALAGEFVAPAVAPAVQSAADRQLSTGTADALDSLSDTLIDATPVPEPAPIPAKDIIKEKEVAEEKLIKMGERDDSLPPEYRQTKEDLKAKVKSKAKADVKPKQKSMDEADALEVLSGDFSASVTPAASVGVSTVLVPPSLHPENLQAVSGPVLDSLADTLLPDVPEFKPKGEKPKGKSKSRSKSKKNQAEEPSAFDTLSGEMSSDVVPTSMRKGGKS; from the exons GTACAAGTAGAAGTTGGGCCCCCAGGAACCAAGGCATCCAAAGAG GGCCCAGCTGTCAAACCAGATGTTGTGAAAAAGGACATCCCG AAACCCATGGGCACAGACGAGGCTTTGGATTCCCTTTCTGCCGGGTTCATGACCTCAACTTCCCCGAGTCAGAAGAAAGGAGAA AAAATGGAGAGTGTGGGTGCCATTAATGCCTCAACTGCTGGCATCTCCAACTTTGCTCCACCACCCCCTTCCAAG AAACCTGAAGAGTCAAAGACTGCCCCTGCTACAAAGTCTGCTGTTCTCCCTGCTGACAAGAAAGCCAAAGTTGAGAAG AAACCTGAAGAGTCAAAGACTGCACCTGCTACAAAGTCTGCTGTTCCTCCCGCTGACAAGAAAGCCAAACTTGAAAAG gATGACTCCATGTCCCTGGATGCCCTCAGTGCTCTTGGCGACACCCTGGCTGCTGCAGAACCAGCACCTGAACCTCCCAAGCTCAGACCCGAGGATATGGTCTCG GAGGGCAAGTTGAAGAAAGAGAAGGGTGTGCGCGTGGGTGAACGCGATGACACGCTTCCGCCTGAGTACAGGTTCAAAGACGACAAACACAAAGACCTTCCTGCACCCAAGCCTGAA ccCTCCATGGACTCTGGTGAGGCTCTGGATATCTTATCTGGAGACTTCATGACATCGTCTGTTGCGCCAGTTGCACCCCAAGCTCCTCCCAAACAG cCTAAGGCAGATGTTGTTGCACCAACTAAAGCTTCCACAGTCCAGGCCCCTGTTGTTCCTCCTGTACATTCTCCAGAG ATAGCCATTTGTCCTCCATGTGTGCCACAACCTCTTGACAGGATCCCTAACCCTATTCCAACTGTGTGCCCCCCAAAGCCTCAACTTGAGAAG GATGATTCCATGTCCCTGGATGCCCTCAGTGCTCTTGGCGACACCCTGGCTGCTCCAGAACCAGCACCTGAACCTCCCAAGCTCAGACCCGAGGATGTGGTCTCG GAAGATAAACTGGCCTCTGAGaagggtgtgcgtgtgggtgagCGTGAGGACACGCTTCCGCCTGAGTACAGGTTCAGAGACGACAAACACAAAGACCTTCCTGCACTCAAGCCTGAG ccatCCATGGACTCTGGCGAGGCTCTGGACTTCTTGTCAGGAGACTTCATGTCCCCCTCTGCTGCTCCTGTGGTCCAGGCTTCCATCCccgctgctgctcctcctgcatACACTGATGACTTTGCCCTGGACGCTCTGGCTGGAGACTTTGCCCTGGACGCTCTGGCTGGAGAATTTGTTGCTCCCGCTGTGGCTCCTGCGGTCCAGTCAGCTGCTGACCGCCAG CTCTCCACAGGAACGGCAGACGCCTTGGACTCTTTGTCAGACACCTTGATAGATGCCACCCCTGTCCCTGAGCCCGCTCCCATCCCAGCCAAAGACATCATCAAG GAGAAGGAGGTTGCAGAAGAGAAACTCATcaagatgggggagagagacgacAGCCTTCCTCCTGAGTACCGGCAAACAAAGGAAGACCTGAAG GCAAAGGTCAAATCCAAGGCCAAAGCAGATGTCAAACCTAAACAG AAATCTATGGATGAAGCTGATGCCCTTGAGgtgctgtctggtgacttctCTGCCTCTGTCACCCCTGCTGCCTCTGTGGGGGTCTCAACAGTGCTGGTGCCACCCTCTCTGCACCCAGAAAATTTGCAG GCTGTGTCCGGCCCTGTGTTGGACTCTCTGGCTGACACTTTGCTTCCAGATGTTCCAGAGTTCAAACCAAAAGGAGAAAAGCCAAAG GGCAAGAGCAAGTCAAGGTCAAAATCCAAA AAAAATCAAGCAGAGGAGCCTTCAGCCTTCGACACCCTGTCTGGAGAAATGAGCTCAGACGTAGTGCCTACATCCATGAGGAAGGGTGGCAAGAGCTAG
- the cast gene encoding calpastatin isoform X31, producing MAYAAYWMSLKTTVGDQQGGGPTTHPTSAAAKSQPKHAPPAPAAQVSSMKPAQFEVQVEVGPPGTKASKEAPEVDPFDALAAILPSVDSVSQPDPPKYTGPEVKEHGLTAEDAMLCGVREDTLPPEYRFENRGPAVKPDVVKKDIPKPMGTDEALDSLSAGFMTSTSPSQKKGEKMESVGAINASTAGISNFAPPPPSKKPEESKTAPATKSAVLPADKKAKVEKKPEESKTAPATKSAVPPADKKAKLEKDDSMSLDALSALGDTLAAAEPAPEPPKLRPEDMVSEGKLKKEKGVRVGERDDTLPPEYRFKDDKHKDLPAPKPEPSMDSGEALDILSGDFMTSSVAPVAPQAPPKQPKADVVAPTKASTVQAPVVPPVHSPEIAICPPCVPQPLDRIPNPIPTVCPPKPQLEKDDSMSLDALSALGDTLAAPEPAPEPPKLRPEDVVSEDKLASEKGVRVGEREDTLPPEYRFRDDKHKDLPALKPEPSMDSGEALDFLSGDFMSPSAAPVVQASIPAAAPPAYTDDFALDALAGDFALDALAGEFVAPAVAPAVQSAADRQLSTGTADALDSLSDTLIDATPVPEPAPIPAKDIIKEKEVAEEKLIKMGERDDSLPPEYRQTKEDLKAKVKSKAKADVKPKQKSMDEADALEVLSGDFSASVTPAASVGVSTVLVPPSLHPENLQAVSGPVLDSLADTLLPDVPEFKPKGEKPKGKSKSRSKSKKNQAEEPSAFDTLSGEMSSDVVPTSMRKGGKS from the exons GTACAAGTAGAAGTTGGGCCCCCAGGAACCAAGGCATCCAAAGAG gcACCTGAAGTGGACCCTTTTGATGCCTTGGCTGCCATTTTGCCATCAGTAGACTCTGTCTCCCAACCAGACCCACCCAAATATACTGGTCCTGAGGTCAAAGAG CATGGCTTGACAGCAGAAGATGCCATGTTGTGTGGGGTCCGAGAAGACACTCTACCGCCTGAATACAGATTTGAAAACAGG GGCCCAGCTGTCAAACCAGATGTTGTGAAAAAGGACATCCCG AAACCCATGGGCACAGACGAGGCTTTGGATTCCCTTTCTGCCGGGTTCATGACCTCAACTTCCCCGAGTCAGAAGAAAGGAGAA AAAATGGAGAGTGTGGGTGCCATTAATGCCTCAACTGCTGGCATCTCCAACTTTGCTCCACCACCCCCTTCCAAG AAACCTGAAGAGTCAAAGACTGCCCCTGCTACAAAGTCTGCTGTTCTCCCTGCTGACAAGAAAGCCAAAGTTGAGAAG AAACCTGAAGAGTCAAAGACTGCACCTGCTACAAAGTCTGCTGTTCCTCCCGCTGACAAGAAAGCCAAACTTGAAAAG gATGACTCCATGTCCCTGGATGCCCTCAGTGCTCTTGGCGACACCCTGGCTGCTGCAGAACCAGCACCTGAACCTCCCAAGCTCAGACCCGAGGATATGGTCTCG GAGGGCAAGTTGAAGAAAGAGAAGGGTGTGCGCGTGGGTGAACGCGATGACACGCTTCCGCCTGAGTACAGGTTCAAAGACGACAAACACAAAGACCTTCCTGCACCCAAGCCTGAA ccCTCCATGGACTCTGGTGAGGCTCTGGATATCTTATCTGGAGACTTCATGACATCGTCTGTTGCGCCAGTTGCACCCCAAGCTCCTCCCAAACAG cCTAAGGCAGATGTTGTTGCACCAACTAAAGCTTCCACAGTCCAGGCCCCTGTTGTTCCTCCTGTACATTCTCCAGAG ATAGCCATTTGTCCTCCATGTGTGCCACAACCTCTTGACAGGATCCCTAACCCTATTCCAACTGTGTGCCCCCCAAAGCCTCAACTTGAGAAG GATGATTCCATGTCCCTGGATGCCCTCAGTGCTCTTGGCGACACCCTGGCTGCTCCAGAACCAGCACCTGAACCTCCCAAGCTCAGACCCGAGGATGTGGTCTCG GAAGATAAACTGGCCTCTGAGaagggtgtgcgtgtgggtgagCGTGAGGACACGCTTCCGCCTGAGTACAGGTTCAGAGACGACAAACACAAAGACCTTCCTGCACTCAAGCCTGAG ccatCCATGGACTCTGGCGAGGCTCTGGACTTCTTGTCAGGAGACTTCATGTCCCCCTCTGCTGCTCCTGTGGTCCAGGCTTCCATCCccgctgctgctcctcctgcatACACTGATGACTTTGCCCTGGACGCTCTGGCTGGAGACTTTGCCCTGGACGCTCTGGCTGGAGAATTTGTTGCTCCCGCTGTGGCTCCTGCGGTCCAGTCAGCTGCTGACCGCCAG CTCTCCACAGGAACGGCAGACGCCTTGGACTCTTTGTCAGACACCTTGATAGATGCCACCCCTGTCCCTGAGCCCGCTCCCATCCCAGCCAAAGACATCATCAAG GAGAAGGAGGTTGCAGAAGAGAAACTCATcaagatgggggagagagacgacAGCCTTCCTCCTGAGTACCGGCAAACAAAGGAAGACCTGAAG GCAAAGGTCAAATCCAAGGCCAAAGCAGATGTCAAACCTAAACAG AAATCTATGGATGAAGCTGATGCCCTTGAGgtgctgtctggtgacttctCTGCCTCTGTCACCCCTGCTGCCTCTGTGGGGGTCTCAACAGTGCTGGTGCCACCCTCTCTGCACCCAGAAAATTTGCAG GCTGTGTCCGGCCCTGTGTTGGACTCTCTGGCTGACACTTTGCTTCCAGATGTTCCAGAGTTCAAACCAAAAGGAGAAAAGCCAAAG GGCAAGAGCAAGTCAAGGTCAAAATCCAAA AAAAATCAAGCAGAGGAGCCTTCAGCCTTCGACACCCTGTCTGGAGAAATGAGCTCAGACGTAGTGCCTACATCCATGAGGAAGGGTGGCAAGAGCTAG
- the cast gene encoding calpastatin isoform X36, whose product MGQFFSWIRAPRDNQGLQDVSVEQQTSGNYRPLPRPRPQFSQSQPKHAPPAPAAQVSSMKPAQFEVQVEVGPPGTKASKEGPAVKPDVVKKDIPKPMGTDEALDSLSAGFMTSTSPSQKKGEKMESVGAINASTAGISNFAPPPPSKKPEESKTAPATKSAVLPADKKAKVEKKPEESKTAPATKSAVPPADKKAKLEKDDSMSLDALSALGDTLAAAEPAPEPPKLRPEDMVSEGKLKKEKGVRVGERDDTLPPEYRFKDDKHKDLPAPKPEPSMDSGEALDILSGDFMTSSVAPVAPQAPPKQPKADVVAPTKASTVQAPVVPPVHSPEIAICPPCVPQPLDRIPNPIPTVCPPKPQLEKDDSMSLDALSALGDTLAAPEPAPEPPKLRPEDVVSEDKLASEKGVRVGEREDTLPPEYRFRDDKHKDLPALKPEPSMDSGEALDFLSGDFMSPSAAPVVQASIPAAAPPAYTDDFALDALAGDFALDALAGEFVAPAVAPAVQSAADRQLSTGTADALDSLSDTLIDATPVPEPAPIPAKDIIKEKEVAEEKLIKMGERDDSLPPEYRQTKEDLKAKVKSKAKADVKPKQKSMDEADALEVLSGDFSASVTPAASVGVSTVLVPPSLHPENLQAVSGPVLDSLADTLLPDVPEFKPKGEKPKGKSKSRSKSKKNQAEEPSAFDTLSGEMSSDVVPTSMRKGGKS is encoded by the exons GTACAAGTAGAAGTTGGGCCCCCAGGAACCAAGGCATCCAAAGAG GGCCCAGCTGTCAAACCAGATGTTGTGAAAAAGGACATCCCG AAACCCATGGGCACAGACGAGGCTTTGGATTCCCTTTCTGCCGGGTTCATGACCTCAACTTCCCCGAGTCAGAAGAAAGGAGAA AAAATGGAGAGTGTGGGTGCCATTAATGCCTCAACTGCTGGCATCTCCAACTTTGCTCCACCACCCCCTTCCAAG AAACCTGAAGAGTCAAAGACTGCCCCTGCTACAAAGTCTGCTGTTCTCCCTGCTGACAAGAAAGCCAAAGTTGAGAAG AAACCTGAAGAGTCAAAGACTGCACCTGCTACAAAGTCTGCTGTTCCTCCCGCTGACAAGAAAGCCAAACTTGAAAAG gATGACTCCATGTCCCTGGATGCCCTCAGTGCTCTTGGCGACACCCTGGCTGCTGCAGAACCAGCACCTGAACCTCCCAAGCTCAGACCCGAGGATATGGTCTCG GAGGGCAAGTTGAAGAAAGAGAAGGGTGTGCGCGTGGGTGAACGCGATGACACGCTTCCGCCTGAGTACAGGTTCAAAGACGACAAACACAAAGACCTTCCTGCACCCAAGCCTGAA ccCTCCATGGACTCTGGTGAGGCTCTGGATATCTTATCTGGAGACTTCATGACATCGTCTGTTGCGCCAGTTGCACCCCAAGCTCCTCCCAAACAG cCTAAGGCAGATGTTGTTGCACCAACTAAAGCTTCCACAGTCCAGGCCCCTGTTGTTCCTCCTGTACATTCTCCAGAG ATAGCCATTTGTCCTCCATGTGTGCCACAACCTCTTGACAGGATCCCTAACCCTATTCCAACTGTGTGCCCCCCAAAGCCTCAACTTGAGAAG GATGATTCCATGTCCCTGGATGCCCTCAGTGCTCTTGGCGACACCCTGGCTGCTCCAGAACCAGCACCTGAACCTCCCAAGCTCAGACCCGAGGATGTGGTCTCG GAAGATAAACTGGCCTCTGAGaagggtgtgcgtgtgggtgagCGTGAGGACACGCTTCCGCCTGAGTACAGGTTCAGAGACGACAAACACAAAGACCTTCCTGCACTCAAGCCTGAG ccatCCATGGACTCTGGCGAGGCTCTGGACTTCTTGTCAGGAGACTTCATGTCCCCCTCTGCTGCTCCTGTGGTCCAGGCTTCCATCCccgctgctgctcctcctgcatACACTGATGACTTTGCCCTGGACGCTCTGGCTGGAGACTTTGCCCTGGACGCTCTGGCTGGAGAATTTGTTGCTCCCGCTGTGGCTCCTGCGGTCCAGTCAGCTGCTGACCGCCAG CTCTCCACAGGAACGGCAGACGCCTTGGACTCTTTGTCAGACACCTTGATAGATGCCACCCCTGTCCCTGAGCCCGCTCCCATCCCAGCCAAAGACATCATCAAG GAGAAGGAGGTTGCAGAAGAGAAACTCATcaagatgggggagagagacgacAGCCTTCCTCCTGAGTACCGGCAAACAAAGGAAGACCTGAAG GCAAAGGTCAAATCCAAGGCCAAAGCAGATGTCAAACCTAAACAG AAATCTATGGATGAAGCTGATGCCCTTGAGgtgctgtctggtgacttctCTGCCTCTGTCACCCCTGCTGCCTCTGTGGGGGTCTCAACAGTGCTGGTGCCACCCTCTCTGCACCCAGAAAATTTGCAG GCTGTGTCCGGCCCTGTGTTGGACTCTCTGGCTGACACTTTGCTTCCAGATGTTCCAGAGTTCAAACCAAAAGGAGAAAAGCCAAAG GGCAAGAGCAAGTCAAGGTCAAAATCCAAA AAAAATCAAGCAGAGGAGCCTTCAGCCTTCGACACCCTGTCTGGAGAAATGAGCTCAGACGTAGTGCCTACATCCATGAGGAAGGGTGGCAAGAGCTAG